A DNA window from Syngnathus typhle isolate RoL2023-S1 ecotype Sweden linkage group LG2, RoL_Styp_1.0, whole genome shotgun sequence contains the following coding sequences:
- the irx7 gene encoding iroquois homeobox 7 translates to MPASPPDFGAFFVDRSMGMMAMGPLSPGYLGAQQQHLSVPVSYSGLHGYSLIPLAAHHHHRQITHLGNTFDLKTAVSPYYHALLARGGPFFPPFRPSPAEEPGRGVAKVATRESTGALKAWLGEHLKNPYPTKGEKVMLAIITKMSLTQVSTWFANARRRLKKENRVSWASSRSKSDEEESEDEEEEEEEALRKCDTNAVDESERPGVESVPETAADVGVTSQDGGKGAPVEAHHTPSPAKSKQADTPKPKIWSLAETATSETLKKPEEHAYQSAGKMWAEWASRSACLLPACYTAHEIH, encoded by the exons ATGCCAGCTTCGCCGCCCGACTTTGGTGCGTTCTTCGTGGACCGTAGCATGGGGATGATGGCCATGGGCCCCCTCAGCCCCGGCTATCTGGGGGCACAGCAACAGCACCTCAGCGTCCCTGTCTCCTACTCGGGACTACACGGATACAGCTTGATCCCCTTGGcagcccaccaccaccacagacAAATCACGCACCTG GGCAATACCTTTGACCTGAAGACCGCCGTCTCCCCTTACTACCATGCGCTGCTGGCCCGCGGGGGCCCTTTCTTCCCGCCCTTCAGACCCAGCCCAGCAGAGGAGCCCGGGCGCGGGGTGGCCAAGGTGGCCACTCGTGAAAGCACGGGGGCGCTGAAGGCGTGGCTGGGCGAGCACTTGAAGAACCCGTACCCTACCAAGGGTGAAAAGGTCATGCTGGCCATCATCACCAAGATGAGCCTGACGCAGGTCTCCACCTGGTTCGCCAATGCGCGCCGCCGCCTCAAGAAGGAGAACCGTGTCAGCTGGGCCTCCTCCAGGTCCAAGTCAGATGAGGAAGAGAGTGAGgacgaagaggaagaggaggaagaggctcTGAGGAAGTGCGACACAAACGCTGTAGACGAGTCGGAGCGGCCGGGTGTCGAGAGTGTGCCGGAAACTGCGGCGGACGTGGGAGTGACATCACAAGATGGGGGCAAGGGCGCGCCTGTGGAGGCCCACCACACGCCCTCACCTGCGAAGAGCAAACAAGCAGACACTCCAAAGCCCAAAATCTGGTCACTAGCTGAGACCGCCACATCAGAGACGCTGAAGAAACCAGAGGAGCACGCATACCAGTCCGCGGGGAAAATGTGGGCCGAGTGGGCCTCCCGCAGCGCGTGCCTGTTGCCAGCCTGTTACACTGCCCACGAAATCCACTAA